From Candidatus Falkowbacteria bacterium, a single genomic window includes:
- a CDS encoding magnesium transporter CorA family protein yields MPKDIKEDKTSRNIQIVEVDNPRTANKKITWINVTNAGKREIEYLRKRFNFQLAHLHASSSNVFAQRPSVQRGENYIFAIMHFPIYLNETIVATEVDFFVLHGYIITLHNGNLQALNDFFSLCKKDGDSLLTYKLESATILLYELLEKLMHSCFPLLDKNSLAINKVEEHIFAQEQRKAVSQILILRQNIINFHKIMHSHKKILSKFMDLKSKLVPTEQLKGYYKKLIDHSISIWEILENQKEIVQILNSTNESLLNSHLNDTMKTLTIFSIISFYLTLIAAIFSMRSEGMPFVDHPSGFWLILSIMFVVASTILLIFRRKKWL; encoded by the coding sequence ATGCCCAAAGATATCAAGGAGGACAAGACGAGCCGCAACATCCAGATCGTGGAAGTCGATAATCCGCGCACAGCCAACAAGAAGATCACCTGGATCAATGTGACTAACGCCGGCAAGCGCGAGATCGAGTATCTGCGCAAGCGGTTCAATTTCCAATTGGCGCACTTGCACGCTTCGTCGAGCAACGTCTTCGCCCAAAGGCCTTCGGTCCAGCGCGGCGAAAACTACATCTTCGCCATCATGCATTTCCCGATCTACTTGAACGAGACCATCGTCGCCACCGAAGTCGACTTTTTCGTGCTGCACGGCTATATCATCACCCTGCACAACGGCAACCTGCAAGCCCTGAACGATTTCTTCAGCCTCTGCAAAAAAGACGGCGATTCTCTTCTGACCTACAAACTCGAGTCAGCCACTATCCTTTTGTACGAGCTCCTGGAAAAACTGATGCATTCCTGCTTCCCCTTACTCGATAAGAACAGCCTGGCCATCAATAAAGTCGAGGAACATATCTTCGCCCAGGAACAGCGCAAGGCCGTTTCCCAGATATTGATCCTGCGTCAGAATATCATCAACTTCCACAAGATCATGCATAGCCACAAGAAGATCCTCTCCAAATTCATGGACCTAAAAAGCAAGCTGGTGCCGACGGAACAGCTCAAGGGTTACTACAAGAAGCTGATCGATCACTCCATCTCTATCTGGGAAATATTGGAAAACCAGAAGGAGATCGTGCAGATCCTCAACAGCACCAACGAATCGCTCCTGAACTCGCATCTGAATGATACGATGAAGACGCTGACCATTTTCTCGATCATCAGTTTTTATCTGACGCTCATCGCCGCCATCTTCAGCATGCGCTCCGAAGGCATGCCCTTCGTCGACCACCCCAGCGGCTTCTGGCTGATATTATCGATCATGTTCGTGGTCGCCTCCACGATTCTCCTCATCTTCCGCCGCAAGAAGTGGCTCTAA